The region CCAGCGGCTCCGGGAAGTCCCAGCAGGTGCTGAGGGGCCGAACCGAGCAGGGAGAGAGGGTGCGGGCGAGGGCCGGGCGGCGGGCCTGGGAACGGCCGGTTGGTCCAAGCCGGGAATTTGCCCAGTGGCGCCGAGACCAGTCTGTGagccgcggcggcggcggcggcggctgctgcGGGAGAAAGCTGTAGAGCCGGGGGTGCGACCGCTGCCCCAGGAGGAGAACATCCCGTGCCAGGGGGCGAGCGGCGTGGGTTGTCCGGGCTCGTGGCCGTCTCGGCCAGGGACCAGATTTTGGGCTTCTGCAGGGCCGAGGAGGGAGCCGGTGCTGGTGCGCAGGGGTCTAGGCCGGTGGGAGGCGAGGGCGGAGAGGGCGGAGTCCCGGTCACTGGCGGTGGCGCTGGGGCCAGACTCAGGACTGGCAGCGGCCGCTCCTCCAAGCCCTCGGTGCTGTCTTCCGAGTCGCTATTTTTGGAGTCCGAAATGGGTCCCAGGCCTAGGTCACCGTCCCTGCGCGCTGTCCCCGTCAAGGCCAGCTCAGGCCCGGCAGCCGTGCCGTCTAAGTTCTCCAAATCGATCTCCTCGTCTTCGTCGTCGTCTGCCAGGCCCTCGCCCCCcgtgtcctcctcctcccccacgagctcctcctcctccagctccagctcGCGCTTGCCATcttcctcgtcctcctcctcgtcttcctcctccctctcgcTCCCGTAAGCGTTGCCCTCTTCATCCGTGCGACTGCGGGGCGCCCAAGTCATCTTGTTCTCCTTCTTGAGACGCCGGCGTGCATTGGCGAACCAGGTGGACACCTGGGTGAGGGTCATCTTGGTGATGATGGCCAGCATGATCTTCTCGCCCTTGGTGGGGTAGGGGTTCTTGCGGTGCTCGTTGAGCCAGGCCTTGAGCGTGCTGGTGCTCTCTCGGGTGGCGTTCTTGGGACGGGACGGGTCCCCAAACTGGTACTGGCCATACGGGTAGAAAGCGGGGTGCGGGTGCGGAAACGCTGCGGCCGCGGCCGGATGCTGCACCCCAGGGCTGTCCTTCAGCTCATACTGAGCGCCCTGTACGCACATGGAAAAGGAAGGGGACACGCGCGGAGGGAGCGCGGGTGAGCTCCAACAGTCGCCGCCTCCACCCTCCTGGCCCAGACCCTAGTAGTCTACTCCCGCGCGCTCACCTCGCCCGGCGCCCTAGCTCCAACCCTCTTTCCCGGGTTCCCCCAGCTCTTACCAGCTGCGGGAAGATGGGCAGCTCCGCGGCGTAGGGCAGGAAGGCGCCGTAGCCttgggcggcggcggcggcggcagcggccgCAGCGTAGGGCGCCCCGTACACGGACGAGAGCACGTTGGATAGGGACCCAGAGGCGGTCAGTTCCGAGGCTCCCGAGCCGGGTCCTCCCCGGGCCCCcgcgctgccgccgccgccgcctgcaGCTCCCGGGCGCTCGGGCGGGTAGAGCGGGCGGATGTACTGGTATCCGAGCTGGGGGAAGGACATGGTGGCCCGCGGGGCACGGACGGAGAGGGGGCCCGGCCCCCGGGGCCGCCGTGCTCAGCGCCGCCCGCGGGCTCCGGCGCGCATCGGGGGCTGGGCCGAGCTGGGGCCGCGCTACCTCCCGCTCTGCGCTGCGCTCCGGGTTCCCCTATTGATCTGctccgcggcggcggcggcggcggcggcggcggcgaggaGCCAGGTCAGGTCCGAACAGATTGGCGGAGATTCCCCGGGCTCCGGGCTCTGATTGACATTTCTACGGGGCCGCAAGCCCCTCCTCTCTGCGCGGCGCTCCCTCCTCTCGGCCGCCGGAGCCGCCTCTCCCCGCGCGGCGTTCCTCACTGCCCTCCTCTCCGCGAGCTGTGTCGCGCCTCGCTTCCTTCGCCCTCCTCTAGTTTTcactccccctcctctcccttcctctcccctccccgcGCTGCGCCTCTTCCCCCAGGATCGCTTCCGCTCCTCCGCTGTCCTGGACGCTAGGaactctctccttctccttctctttccctggCTCCCTATGGCTTTCCCCCCTTTTTTGTtcccttcacttttttttctctccctcctctcttaaACCCTTCCCCTGGCTCACGCGCACCACCTCCTCCGACCTTCCTGGCCTTTCTGCGCCCTGGTCTAGGGCGGCCTAAAGTTGCCGACACTCAGGGCGCTGCGCGGGGGGTGTGTGTCCGCGTCCGTGTCTGTGTGTCCGTCCCCGCCCTTCCAccccctccctcaccctttcccAAATCTCGGGTCTGACGTCTCGCCCTCTTATTCGACTTTTCCTGGCGTCTCCTCGCCGAGTCGCCAATCGCCTGGGCGCCTTACGGGCGAGGCCGCCCACCCCCGCGGATACCgcgcgcggggcggggcggggcgggagcCGGGGCGCAGCGAGTCCCTTCCCGCCCCCTCCTGCCTGCGCCGGGAGGGGGAGCGAGAGGCGCTGGGACGCGGGTTAGGACTGGGTCAGCTCGCCCCTCCCCGCCTCCGGCTCCGCGGCGTTTCTCCCCCAGCCGCAGCGACAGGCCCGGGTCGGGACGGACTCTGGGCCAAGGGAGACCCCCgggttttttttttgcccagGGCCCCTTTTCAGCTCGCACCCTTCGACTCCCGGCCTCGGAGCGGtcgggagggagggagaagagtgtGCGAGGGGTGAGGGAGTGCGTCCTAAAGGCGTTATTAAAGGCCATCTCACTGCCCAGGGGGTGGGGAGTCCACCCTGCACCCGGGAGGACCAAACCGTGCAATTTGCCACATTAACGCCTCCCGGGTGTCGGGGTGCGAAATCCCTGTTGGAAATGGCGGGCTGGGCTCGGTGGCCAAAGGGTGGACCCTCCGGAGGTCTTAGAGAGCCGCGAAGAATCAGCAGAGCCAGAAGGAGTGGAAGAGGGGAGGAACTGGGAGCCAGACGTCGGAGGGCCCAAGAACTTTCAGAGAGTACTTCGAGAAGTTTCTCTATGGGCATTTTTGGGGTCTGTCGAGATCCTCGTTTCACTAGCTCTTTCCCTCGCTCCCAGGTTCCTGCGCCAACCCGTTCTCCTTCGGCATGGATCCTCCCACCGCCGGGGAGGGGTAGGGGGATGGGAGGCAAGACTTTGGGTTGTGTGGTGGAGAATTTCCTAAATCAAACTTGAAATATCAGTATTCAGGCGCCCACCTTCACGGATTGGGGCGTACCGTCAAGAAAGGCATTGAAATGCCCGGAACTGCTGCGGCTCTGGACTAAGTGCCTTAGGCCGCGGCGGCGACCCACTCACGGGCCTGGCCTGAGGCAGTCGTGCCTCGGGGACAACTTGGGGGACGGCGACTCTGCCTTGGAGTGGCCAGCCTCAGCTTGAAGGCGGAAAGCTGCCACCGGGCACTGATGGATCAAGGAATCGAATCCAAATTCCACTGGAGTGGAGGGATCTGGGGGTCTCGGCCCCCGCTGTCTCTGGTCACTGCCGCTCTGGGGACTCAGTTACataataaaaagtttcttcttaccCCACCCCAATTCCTGCCACTTTCTTCCGACTGGTAGATGACTTCCGTGGATTCGAACGCCAAGAATAATGagggaaaagacaaaagaaagttGGGGACGACCAGGTTTAGGATTCCATGGGGGGGAACTGGTGTCTTCCCCAATTGAGTCTGAACTGCTTCCCTTCCTCTGTCCTGCGCCTCTGCCTGATGCTAGGTGTTGGCTTTAGGTGAACCTTGCCGAAGGAGGCGACATCAGGGGCAGCTCCGTGGTCTTGAAATGTCTCCCCGGCGCCTGATTTCGTTTCCAGTTAAACCTTTCAGAGAATGTCATAGGGAATCTTGGGTTCACCTTCCCACGAAAAATCTTAGGGTTGCAAAATCAGGGGTAACATTCCCCAGGGTGTGTTCTAGGTGCAGACCTTGAGGTTCCACAGCCCCGAAATCCTAGAGtttgcagggtgtggtggcaccaGACCAGGAGGGCGGTGGGAGAAAGATTCTGAGCTGGGAGAATGGGGGTTGCACTGTTAAGTGCCAGGGTGAAACGCCTGATATTTAATTCATTCTtcctgaaggaaaagaaaaaaagtaatcatGAGCCTCAGAGATGCTCCTTCTGCATTAACCAGTTAATGACCCAGCTGCGTGGGGAAAGAGGACCCGGAGAGGCCAGACTGCTAAAAGGAACCAGCCACGCCTGGGtgccctccccccgcccccggcCCAGGGGGTGAACCTTCACAACACGACCAGAACCCAAGAACCTTGCTTAATTACATCTCTCCACGAGCCCCAGGGAGCAGAAGCCACCTCCCTGGCTACCCTGGTCTCCAGCTGGGAATATTCTTGGCCAGGCCCTGAAATAGGCACCCCACCCCCCAGTCGGGATTCAGCATCTCTAAGGAGCCCCGATGTGGTGCTGGTCCCTCAACTGGACCGTGCTAGTGGAACCCGAATCCGGACTCAACTCGTGGGTCCACGGGCAGTCGAATATTTTCCAAGGATTTTTAATCCAAGAGATTAGGTCAGAGTGGTACTCTCGTATAGCCAGGAAAAGCAGGTGCACGGGAAGTTGATTTGGAAACGACAGCGCGCACAAACTCGCCGCACGCAGAAGCTTCTCCATCATCTCTCCTTCTTCCAGTATTCCTAACGCACAAAGCGCTGTGGAGACTCGCTGCGGACGTTCTTTGAACACAGCCCAGGGCGCAGGGAGTGTACCGAAAGGGTGTCAGTCGCACACACGTGGCGCACATTACAGTGTGCGCTGGACGCGTACCGGAGCCGCTGCCCGACGTGTACCCCGGGCCTGAGGCCCACCAGTTTCAGGGGCTGCTCCGCGCACTGCACACAAGCTTGGAGCCACCAAGGCCCCTTTCCTGCCCCCTCCTCGCCCAGCCCCGCGGTGCGCGCGCGTCCGGGTGGTGGGGAACCCCAGTAGCTCTGTGTTTCCCAGCCAAGGCCCATCTTCTGTCCTTTCTTCCCAAGGCCCGGAGTCCCCCGGCGGCAGTGCAGGCTGGCTATCCCTCGGCTTCCTGCAGACGCCGCCGGCGCGCGCTCCCACCGCTCCCTCCCCCCGCGCTCGGGTTACAGGTTAATGAAATGCTCGTTTTCCTcagtcatttgttttgttttcctgcaaAGTTCTGATAAGTAGCTAACCAACGAAGCTTGTAATTACAATCTTACAGAAACCGGGCCGATCTGTATATAAATCTCACCATCCAATTACAAGATGTAATAATTTTGCACTCAAGCTGGTAATGAGGTCTAATACTCGTGCATGCGATAATCCCCTCTGGATGCTGGCTTGATCAGATGTTGGCTTTGTAATTAGACGGGCAGAAAATCATTATTTCATGTTCAAATAGAAAATGAGGTTGGTGGGAAGTTAATTTCTCTCCGCTCTGTGAAGCGTAGACAagaatttaatgatttaattacAGTTGTAAGCCCTTTCCATGAGACTTAAATTgagctgagaatatttttttccttccctctctctccctctctctctctttcgcaTTCTCTCTCTCCGCTATTAGCAGCCACACGGACCCAGTGCGTGGCCTGGCATCGCACCGGGAGGAATTCGTATTTGGCCAGGAATCCATCCCAGGAGGCGCGGGTCAGGGATCTCCAGAGCCATCCCGGAAAATGCTGCCGCTCCCTACCAGCCGCCAGGGCCTCGGAGGCCTTCCCGGTGCCTGGAGAAGTGACCGGGAAACTTTGGGGGAAACTTTGCCAACTTCGCTCTCTTGCACGGGAGAAGCCGCCCACCGGAATGGCCGCAGCAGCAGCGGGTCGCGAAGCGCTGGTTGGGCCCCGGGCCAGGCCTACGCTCTCCCCAGCGGCCT is a window of Ictidomys tridecemlineatus isolate mIctTri1 chromosome 15, mIctTri1.hap1, whole genome shotgun sequence DNA encoding:
- the Irx3 gene encoding iroquois-class homeodomain protein IRX-3, which codes for MSFPQLGYQYIRPLYPPERPGAAGGGGGSAGARGGPGSGASELTASGSLSNVLSSVYGAPYAAAAAAAAAAQGYGAFLPYAAELPIFPQLGAQYELKDSPGVQHPAAAAAFPHPHPAFYPYGQYQFGDPSRPKNATRESTSTLKAWLNEHRKNPYPTKGEKIMLAIITKMTLTQVSTWFANARRRLKKENKMTWAPRSRTDEEGNAYGSEREEEDEEEDEEDGKRELELEEEELVGEEEDTGGEGLADDDEDEEIDLENLDGTAAGPELALTGTARRDGDLGLGPISDSKNSDSEDSTEGLEERPLPVLSLAPAPPPVTGTPPSPPSPPTGLDPCAPAPAPSSALQKPKIWSLAETATSPDNPRRSPPGTGCSPPGAAVAPPALQLSPAAAAAAAAAAHRLVSAPLGKFPAWTNRPFPGPPPGPRPHPLSLLGSAPQHLLGLPGAAGHPAAATAYARPTEPEGGTDRCSALEVEKKLLKTAFQPVPRRPQNHLDAALVLSALSSS